From the Kiritimatiellia bacterium genome, one window contains:
- a CDS encoding UDP-N-acetylglucosamine pyrophosphorylase, giving the protein MKTSGRPVRVLLQTGGVIPDPSSVFIDPAVVPERIAPKTLIHPFCRIYGAQTSIGPGCELGAEGPVTIENCQLGERVKLAGGYFSGSVFLNDSSMGNCARVRPGALLEEFASGAHAVGLKQTLLFPYVTLGSLVNFCDCLTAGGTGRKNHSEVGSAYVHFNFTPHQDKATPSLIGDVPRGVLLDQPPVFLGGQGGLAGPARVAFGAIAPAGMIIRGDVSAAGLVVRGEQPKPAGGRFIAGAYRTIDRIVRNNLIYIGNIYALKAWYRHVRSTFMGRDSFQAACLAGALEKLDLIIRERIGRLDELAGKMPRSIELNEKSGGGAASYLQQQKKLCGQWPEMKDNLLQIAGVEGDPAKRDHLLEEITAGQKSSYLETIAAISSASRQDATEWLQSIVDRTAEIWKK; this is encoded by the coding sequence TCGTGTTTTGTTGCAAACGGGGGGCGTGATCCCCGATCCTTCTTCGGTATTCATTGATCCTGCGGTTGTTCCCGAAAGAATTGCGCCGAAAACTCTCATCCATCCCTTCTGCCGCATTTATGGCGCGCAGACTTCCATCGGCCCGGGGTGCGAGTTGGGCGCGGAGGGGCCGGTTACAATTGAAAACTGCCAGCTTGGGGAAAGGGTAAAACTGGCGGGCGGATATTTCTCCGGATCCGTTTTTCTGAACGATAGCAGCATGGGAAACTGCGCGCGTGTGCGCCCCGGCGCTCTTCTGGAAGAATTCGCAAGCGGGGCTCATGCGGTCGGATTGAAACAAACCCTGCTGTTTCCCTATGTTACGCTCGGCAGTCTGGTAAATTTCTGCGATTGCCTGACGGCGGGAGGGACCGGCCGCAAAAATCACAGCGAGGTCGGTTCCGCGTATGTTCATTTTAACTTCACGCCCCATCAGGACAAGGCCACTCCTTCCCTGATCGGCGATGTTCCCCGCGGCGTGCTCCTTGACCAGCCGCCGGTTTTCCTGGGCGGCCAGGGCGGTCTGGCCGGCCCGGCCCGGGTGGCTTTCGGAGCCATTGCCCCGGCCGGAATGATAATTCGCGGAGATGTTTCCGCCGCCGGCCTTGTCGTCCGCGGGGAACAACCGAAACCTGCCGGCGGCCGGTTCATAGCCGGCGCATACCGCACCATTGACAGAATCGTAAGGAACAATCTGATTTATATCGGTAATATTTATGCCCTGAAGGCGTGGTATCGCCATGTCCGTTCGACATTTATGGGGCGGGATTCATTCCAGGCGGCCTGTCTGGCGGGGGCGCTGGAAAAACTGGACTTGATTATACGGGAAAGAATTGGCCGTTTGGATGAATTGGCCGGGAAAATGCCGCGCTCCATTGAATTGAACGAAAAATCCGGCGGCGGCGCGGCTTCTTATCTGCAGCAGCAGAAAAAACTTTGCGGACAATGGCCGGAAATGAAGGATAATTTGCTGCAAATTGCCGGGGTTGAGGGCGACCCGGCCAAAAGAGATCATCTGCTGGAAGAAATAACCGCCGGGCAAAAAAGTTCATATCTTGAAACAATTGCCGCGATTAGTTCCGCAAGCAGGCAGGATGCGACCGAATGGCTGCAATCAATTGTTGACAGGACGGCGGAAATCTGGAAAAAATAA